One window of the Clostridium sp. MB40-C1 genome contains the following:
- a CDS encoding BtrH N-terminal domain-containing protein, with protein MPKKIIELRHKVCDYTCMWNGIEDLYQTKLGEDIPDYFFFCLSGIGNFVYLKCSSGNVRRMAGFNDGRTKKMYASICDIVGFKYKHIEGRRFEYLMKKAKEQIDNERPVVLGCLDMYYLSYYPKFYYKEHIPIHYILMVGYDDEEQCAYVYDCGIKELQKIKYETLEKALNIEKTSLSDKNSICLIEFDDEIKSIREIAIKGFYEKANQMINPKVGFCGITGMRKLSKEILNWKDELTLQEYETVLRNITMFTGTVPILPNRLLMIEEKDEIEHQADRREYATLLIELGYKYGFQEWKVAGDLFKKSGIIIQEMTDLIVEYLLKESKELNRLPYMINEIANLEEKAYHKILEGIKNKA; from the coding sequence ATGCCTAAAAAGATCATTGAACTAAGACATAAAGTTTGTGATTATACCTGTATGTGGAATGGTATTGAAGATTTATATCAAACAAAATTAGGTGAAGATATACCAGATTATTTTTTCTTTTGTTTAAGTGGAATAGGAAATTTTGTATATTTAAAGTGCAGCAGTGGGAATGTGCGAAGAATGGCTGGGTTTAATGATGGAAGAACTAAAAAAATGTATGCATCAATCTGTGATATTGTAGGATTTAAGTATAAGCATATAGAAGGCAGAAGATTTGAATATCTAATGAAAAAAGCAAAAGAACAAATTGATAATGAAAGACCAGTTGTTCTTGGATGTTTGGATATGTATTATTTAAGTTATTATCCAAAGTTTTACTATAAAGAACATATACCAATTCACTATATACTAATGGTAGGGTATGATGATGAAGAGCAGTGTGCATATGTATATGATTGTGGAATTAAAGAATTGCAAAAAATTAAATATGAAACTCTTGAAAAAGCTCTTAATATTGAAAAGACATCTTTATCTGATAAAAATTCAATATGTCTAATAGAGTTTGATGATGAAATTAAGAGTATTAGAGAAATTGCCATAAAAGGGTTTTATGAAAAAGCGAATCAAATGATTAATCCTAAGGTGGGATTCTGTGGAATTACTGGTATGCGAAAGCTCAGTAAAGAAATTCTTAATTGGAAAGATGAATTAACCCTTCAAGAATATGAAACAGTTCTTAGAAATATCACCATGTTTACAGGTACAGTTCCAATTCTTCCTAATAGATTGCTTATGATAGAAGAAAAAGATGAAATAGAACATCAAGCTGATCGAAGAGAGTATGCTACATTGCTAATAGAATTAGGGTACAAGTACGGTTTTCAAGAGTGGAAAGTAGCAGGTGACCTTTTTAAAAAGAGCGGCATTATTATTCAAGAGATGACAGATTTAATAGTGGAGTACTTATTGAAAGAAAGTAAAGAACTTAACAGATTACCTTATATGATTAATGAAATAGCAAACCTTGAAGAAAAAGCATATCACAAGATTTTGGAGGGAATAAAAAATAAAGCATGA